The following are from one region of the Gammaproteobacteria bacterium genome:
- a CDS encoding Crp/Fnr family transcriptional regulator produces the protein MSTRNISPERAIAMLTTIKEFQHLSTEDMAKIAAACQWHRYDAGNEIVRYHDQNNSVFFIVQGEIRILYHGLSGQEVILCDLPTGEMFGELTAIDGHPRSATAIAKTSALLASMSASDFQHLVYSNRQIAETILKRLTGQVRRLTERVYDFSTLAVRNRIQSELLRLAREHMTSANAAIISPSPTQTEIANLVSTHREAVSRELKKLVKDNLIMRQGHDLHVLDIARLTQMVNEARGSL, from the coding sequence ATGAGTACGCGAAACATATCGCCTGAACGCGCCATCGCCATGCTGACGACAATCAAAGAGTTTCAGCACCTGTCAACCGAAGACATGGCAAAGATTGCAGCGGCTTGTCAGTGGCACCGCTATGATGCAGGCAATGAAATTGTGCGCTATCACGATCAAAACAACAGCGTTTTTTTCATTGTGCAAGGAGAAATCCGTATTTTGTATCACGGTCTGTCGGGGCAGGAAGTTATTCTGTGCGACTTACCAACAGGTGAAATGTTCGGCGAATTGACGGCGATCGACGGCCATCCCCGCTCCGCCACGGCAATCGCCAAAACCAGCGCATTGCTGGCATCGATGTCGGCATCGGATTTTCAGCACCTGGTGTACTCCAACCGGCAAATTGCCGAGACCATACTCAAGCGCCTGACCGGACAAGTCCGCCGCCTCACCGAGCGGGTTTACGATTTCAGCACGCTGGCGGTACGCAACCGTATTCAATCGGAGCTGTTGCGCCTGGCCAGAGAGCACATGACTTCGGCAAATGCCGCAATCATTTCACCATCGCCAACCCAGACTGAAATCGCCAATTTGGTCAGCACGCACCGCGAAGCGGTCTCACGCGAACTGAAAAAACTCGTCAAAGACAACCTTATCATGCGCCAAGGACATGATTTGCATGTGCTCGATATCGCCAGATTGACTCAAATGGTCAACGAAGCACGCGGCAGTTTATAG
- a CDS encoding septal ring lytic transglycosylase RlpA family protein, producing the protein MTDTPQQSTYRKHIGVMLLTAGLISGCASMFSGTSPRSPDTGSQRNPNLTAPYNKPYTINGVTYYPMRSAAGYREVGHASWYGSESGNRTAMGTRFVPHGLTAAHKTLPLPSRVRVTNLQNGRHVDVLVNDRGPFKKGRIIDLSHGAAKKIGLHGVARVRIEHLDEKISQK; encoded by the coding sequence ATGACAGACACCCCGCAACAGTCAACCTATCGCAAGCATATCGGTGTGATGCTATTAACCGCCGGTTTGATCAGCGGCTGCGCTTCGATGTTTTCCGGTACTTCGCCGCGTTCGCCGGACACGGGCAGCCAACGCAACCCCAATCTCACCGCACCTTACAACAAACCCTACACGATAAACGGCGTCACTTATTACCCGATGCGCTCGGCTGCCGGCTACCGGGAGGTTGGCCATGCCTCGTGGTATGGCTCGGAATCGGGCAATCGCACCGCCATGGGAACACGCTTCGTTCCGCACGGCTTAACCGCTGCGCATAAGACTTTGCCATTGCCGTCGCGTGTCCGGGTGACCAATTTGCAAAACGGCCGTCATGTCGACGTTCTGGTCAACGATCGCGGGCCGTTCAAAAAAGGCAGAATCATCGATCTATCGCACGGCGCGGCGAAAAAGATCGGCTTGCACGGCGTGGCCAGAGTCAGAATCGAGCATCTCGACGAGAAAATCAGCCAGAAATAG
- the speB gene encoding agmatinase, which produces MTDNSQIKINGAIARENPHGMLREPTFSGVLSFMRRNYSKDIAGAELVISGVPLDLAVSYRSGARFGPQGIRLASAEVASLKPYPWGFDPFENLAVIDFGDCYLDVHNPMTIHEAIADHARHILASGARMLTFGGDHYISYPLLKAHAEKFGAPLALIHFDAHSDTWPDNSPSSLNHGSMFYKAVQDGLIDPRHSVQIGIRTWNDDFMGIHVLDATWVHRHGSDAVIAEVERIVGDRPAYFTFDIDCLDPAYAPGTGTPVCGGLTTAQALAIIRGFTAINLIGMDIVEVSPPYDHSQITALAAAHIACDLICLLAKRKADGLL; this is translated from the coding sequence ATGACGGATAACAGCCAGATCAAAATTAATGGCGCGATAGCACGCGAGAATCCTCACGGCATGTTGCGCGAACCGACTTTCTCGGGGGTGCTTTCCTTCATGCGGCGCAATTACAGTAAGGATATCGCCGGAGCCGAGCTGGTGATCAGCGGCGTGCCGCTGGACCTGGCGGTGTCCTACCGTTCCGGCGCGCGTTTCGGGCCGCAGGGAATCCGCTTGGCGTCGGCGGAAGTAGCGTCGCTGAAACCCTATCCGTGGGGTTTTGATCCATTCGAGAATCTTGCCGTGATCGATTTTGGCGATTGTTATCTGGATGTACATAATCCGATGACGATCCATGAGGCGATTGCCGATCACGCCCGGCATATCCTGGCATCGGGTGCGCGCATGCTGACGTTCGGCGGCGATCACTACATCAGTTATCCATTGTTGAAAGCGCATGCGGAAAAGTTCGGCGCACCGCTGGCGTTGATTCATTTTGATGCGCATAGCGATACCTGGCCGGACAATTCACCCAGTTCGCTGAATCACGGCTCGATGTTTTATAAAGCCGTGCAGGACGGATTGATCGATCCCCGGCACTCGGTGCAAATCGGTATTCGCACCTGGAATGACGATTTCATGGGCATACATGTCTTGGATGCGACCTGGGTGCACCGGCATGGCAGCGATGCGGTGATCGCCGAAGTTGAACGTATCGTCGGCGATCGTCCGGCGTACTTTACCTTCGATATCGATTGCCTCGATCCGGCGTATGCGCCCGGCACCGGCACGCCGGTGTGCGGCGGACTGACCACTGCGCAAGCATTGGCGATCATTCGCGGCTTTACCGCGATCAATTTGATCGGCATGGATATCGTCGAAGTCTCGCCGCCCTACGACCACAGCCAGATCACGGCGCTCGCCGCCGCGCATATCGCCTGCGATCTGATTTGCTTGCTGGCGAAGCGCAAGGCCGATGGCTTGCTGTGA
- a CDS encoding copper oxidase, producing the protein MFEKSIVAKITNAVFYCAAASVLSANTVFAGGSQINFALTDIPGRWFDTGAAIAGNRSIAIAAPGVRVNFSGDSNTVHTRSSLIYPTGAVGMPFNTEPKKGGDSLTLTTPGLYVFTCSIHPYMFGAVIVDDPATGGLDLGSSLSLINGITVPSSSDLATRLLRTFFIATNPANWQDYAKNTPWHVTYPNVDVRVDIGVVNLPAVLNARYGNDINLSALQNPAVPAVGEIWAATQFEMTAGKEKPGTVSAIDGNSWQVTRKVALPSIKMNNPHNMWTDRDQNVIYVTQWFDKKLTVYDRKTGALIRNVSVGEAPAHVMTLTDTDRLHITNNGDTRTDSVMELSPLAAQVLRRVDIGRGNAHAHWMSHDGKTMVTPNVLSGDTTQYNFRTNRIEAILPVSGPFSHPLATGMMPDASKYYVANLLDSTITAVDMVTHTVIKHINLIEHYDPVSGAISGPVGALPIQTPVSPDGKNMVTANTLTGTITIVDTRPDLATTDEVVAMLPCDPGCHGVQYGAKKGGGYYAYVTSKFSNRMLVVDPDPNGDGDPSDARIAGQVGLFAASTTARDDAITANPGMGGQGILPVPLVYNGWVQNLPAVWRSQLTPAQQNPIQ; encoded by the coding sequence ATGTTTGAAAAATCAATCGTCGCAAAGATCACAAATGCCGTTTTTTATTGCGCTGCAGCCTCGGTTTTATCGGCAAACACCGTGTTTGCCGGCGGCAGTCAGATCAATTTTGCGTTGACCGATATTCCGGGGCGCTGGTTTGATACCGGAGCGGCGATCGCAGGTAACCGTTCGATTGCCATTGCTGCACCGGGTGTGCGGGTCAATTTTTCCGGTGATTCGAACACCGTGCACACCAGAAGCAGCTTGATCTATCCCACCGGGGCCGTCGGTATGCCGTTCAATACCGAGCCGAAGAAAGGCGGTGACAGTCTGACACTGACCACGCCGGGATTATATGTGTTTACGTGCAGTATTCACCCGTACATGTTCGGTGCCGTGATTGTCGATGATCCGGCGACCGGCGGTCTTGATCTGGGGTCTTCGCTCAGTTTGATCAACGGTATTACGGTTCCAAGCAGCAGCGATCTGGCCACACGTTTGTTGCGTACTTTCTTCATCGCGACCAATCCCGCCAACTGGCAGGATTATGCGAAAAATACCCCGTGGCATGTCACCTATCCGAACGTTGACGTGCGTGTCGACATCGGCGTTGTCAATTTGCCCGCCGTATTGAATGCACGCTACGGCAATGACATCAATCTATCCGCTTTGCAAAATCCTGCGGTACCTGCGGTTGGAGAAATCTGGGCGGCGACGCAATTTGAGATGACGGCGGGAAAAGAAAAACCAGGTACGGTATCGGCGATTGACGGTAACTCCTGGCAAGTCACGCGCAAAGTGGCGCTACCCTCGATCAAAATGAACAATCCGCATAACATGTGGACGGACAGGGATCAGAATGTGATTTACGTGACGCAATGGTTTGACAAGAAACTGACGGTTTATGACCGCAAAACCGGCGCGCTGATCCGCAACGTATCGGTAGGTGAAGCGCCCGCGCATGTGATGACGCTGACCGATACGGATAGACTGCATATTACCAACAATGGCGATACCCGCACGGATTCCGTGATGGAGCTGAGTCCATTGGCCGCCCAAGTGCTGCGCCGGGTGGATATCGGGAGAGGCAACGCGCATGCGCACTGGATGAGCCATGACGGCAAAACCATGGTGACGCCGAATGTGCTGAGCGGTGATACCACGCAATATAATTTCAGAACCAATCGTATCGAAGCCATTTTGCCGGTGAGCGGACCCTTCAGCCATCCGTTGGCCACCGGCATGATGCCGGATGCCAGCAAATATTACGTCGCTAATTTGCTGGACAGCACCATCACGGCGGTCGATATGGTAACGCATACCGTTATCAAGCATATCAACCTGATCGAACATTACGATCCCGTATCCGGAGCGATTTCCGGGCCTGTCGGCGCATTACCGATTCAAACCCCGGTATCGCCGGACGGGAAAAATATGGTTACGGCGAACACATTGACTGGTACCATCACCATCGTCGATACGCGGCCCGATTTGGCGACAACCGATGAAGTGGTTGCCATGCTGCCGTGCGATCCCGGTTGTCATGGCGTGCAGTATGGCGCCAAGAAAGGCGGCGGCTATTATGCGTATGTCACGAGTAAATTTTCAAACCGGATGCTGGTCGTAGATCCTGATCCCAATGGCGACGGCGATCCATCCGACGCCAGGATCGCAGGTCAAGTCGGGCTTTTTGCCGCAAGCACCACAGCGCGGGATGACGCCATCACAGCTAATCCCGGCATGGGCGGGCAAGGCATTCTGCCGGTTCCGCTGGTTTATAATGGCTGGGTGCAGAATCTGCCCGCAGTATGGCGTAGTCAGCTGACCCCGGCGCAACAAAATCCGATCCAATGA
- the cysK gene encoding cysteine synthase A gives MANWFEDNALSIGRTPLVRLNRVTDGAAALVLGKIEGRNPAYSVKCRIGAAMIDDAARKGLLGPGKEIVEPTSGNTGIALAFVAAARGIPLTLTMPETMSVERRKLLVALGAKLELTEGARGMSGALAKADEIVASDPGRYVLLQQFKNPANPAIHEKTTGPEIWNDTDGAVDIFVAGVGTGGTITGVSRYIKQTKGKAITSVAVEPTASPVLSQKRAGASLAPGPHKIQGIGAGFVPDNLDLSLVDEIEQVSNEEAILYARRLAREEGILAGISCGAAVAAAMRHAKRPENAGKTIVVILPDSAERYLSSILFEGMFDQQGLAT, from the coding sequence ATGGCAAATTGGTTTGAAGATAACGCATTGTCGATCGGGCGCACTCCGTTGGTGCGCCTGAATCGGGTGACTGACGGCGCGGCGGCTTTGGTGTTGGGGAAAATCGAGGGGCGCAATCCGGCGTATTCGGTCAAATGCCGCATCGGTGCGGCGATGATCGATGATGCCGCGCGCAAGGGTTTGCTGGGGCCGGGAAAAGAAATTGTCGAACCGACCAGCGGCAATACCGGGATCGCGCTGGCGTTTGTGGCGGCGGCGCGAGGCATTCCGCTGACCTTGACGATGCCGGAAACAATGAGTGTGGAGCGGCGCAAATTACTGGTGGCGCTCGGCGCCAAGCTCGAATTGACCGAAGGCGCGCGCGGCATGAGCGGTGCTTTGGCGAAAGCGGACGAGATCGTCGCTTCCGATCCGGGACGCTATGTGTTGCTGCAGCAGTTCAAAAACCCGGCCAATCCGGCGATTCATGAGAAAACCACCGGCCCGGAAATCTGGAACGATACCGACGGTGCGGTCGATATTTTTGTCGCTGGTGTCGGTACGGGCGGAACGATTACCGGTGTTTCCCGTTATATCAAACAGACCAAAGGCAAAGCGATCACATCCGTAGCGGTCGAACCCACGGCCAGTCCGGTATTGTCGCAAAAGCGCGCCGGTGCTTCTTTAGCACCCGGGCCGCATAAAATTCAAGGGATCGGTGCAGGCTTTGTGCCGGATAACCTGGATCTTTCGTTAGTCGATGAAATTGAGCAGGTCAGCAACGAGGAAGCCATCCTGTATGCGCGGCGCCTGGCGCGTGAGGAAGGCATTCTGGCTGGTATTTCCTGCGGCGCTGCGGTGGCGGCGGCGATGCGCCATGCCAAACGTCCCGAGAATGCCGGAAAAACCATCGTGGTCATATTGCCCGATTCCGCCGAGCGCTATCTGAGCAGTATTCTGTTTGAAGGCATGTTTGATCAACAAGGTCTGGCCACATAG
- a CDS encoding serine acetyltransferase, with product MDVDSIVTELRAQRLASLESRNRHDRPPRLPSRRILASVAEGLSAAMFPNRLGSSELADEGVDHYVGHTLNMTLRELMVQIQHELHYNSGLEVLSDADRARSIAVTQSFAKRLPEIRGLLESDIKAAYEGDPAARNVDEVLVCYPGIMAIMHYRLAHVLHGLGVPLIARMISEIAHSATGIEIHPGAQIGGSFFIDHGTGVVIGETAIIGQNVRLYQAVTLGAKRFPVDENGALVKGNLRHPIVEDDVVIYAGATILGRITIGRGSTIGGNVWLTRSVPPGSNISQAQMRQEVFEQGAGI from the coding sequence TTGGATGTGGATAGTATCGTGACCGAATTGCGTGCGCAGCGGTTGGCATCGCTGGAAAGCCGCAACCGGCACGACCGTCCGCCCCGGCTGCCGTCGCGCAGGATACTGGCGAGCGTCGCGGAAGGTTTGAGCGCGGCGATGTTTCCGAACCGGCTGGGGTCGTCGGAGCTGGCGGATGAAGGCGTCGATCATTATGTCGGCCATACTTTGAATATGACCTTGCGCGAGCTGATGGTGCAAATTCAGCATGAATTGCACTACAACTCGGGGCTGGAAGTTCTCAGCGACGCAGATCGTGCACGGTCAATTGCGGTTACGCAGTCGTTTGCCAAGCGCTTACCGGAAATCCGCGGTTTGCTGGAAAGCGATATCAAAGCGGCGTACGAAGGCGACCCGGCGGCGCGCAACGTCGACGAGGTGCTGGTGTGCTATCCCGGTATTATGGCGATTATGCATTACCGCCTGGCGCATGTTCTGCATGGCTTGGGTGTGCCGTTGATTGCACGCATGATTTCCGAAATCGCGCATTCGGCGACCGGTATAGAGATACATCCCGGAGCGCAAATCGGCGGCAGTTTTTTTATCGATCACGGCACCGGCGTGGTGATCGGCGAGACCGCGATCATCGGGCAGAACGTCCGCTTGTATCAGGCGGTGACACTCGGTGCGAAACGTTTTCCGGTGGATGAGAACGGTGCATTGGTAAAAGGAAATTTGCGCCATCCGATTGTCGAAGACGATGTCGTGATTTATGCCGGCGCCACGATATTGGGGCGCATCACCATCGGACGCGGATCGACGATCGGCGGCAATGTCTGGCTGACGCGCAGCGTGCCGCCCGGCAGCAATATTTCCCAAGCGCAGATGCGCCAGGAAGTGTTCGAGCAAGGCGCCGGGATATGA
- a CDS encoding heme-binding protein gives MTTHKLALTLDDAKKIAAGAEAEALRNKWPVVIAIVDDGGHLLYLQRLDGAQYGSVQVAIEKARAAIAFRRSTKVWENNVAEGRLHYLGLPGALPVEGGLPIAVEQQFTGAIGVSGVRSYQDAQIAQAGIDAWLSGG, from the coding sequence ATGACGACTCACAAACTAGCACTGACGTTGGATGATGCCAAAAAAATAGCTGCCGGAGCGGAGGCGGAAGCACTGCGGAATAAATGGCCGGTTGTCATCGCGATTGTGGATGACGGCGGTCATTTGCTTTATCTGCAGCGCCTGGATGGCGCGCAGTACGGCAGTGTCCAGGTTGCCATCGAGAAAGCACGCGCCGCGATTGCTTTTCGCCGCTCGACCAAAGTCTGGGAAAACAATGTTGCCGAAGGACGCCTGCACTATTTAGGGTTGCCCGGCGCGCTGCCGGTAGAAGGCGGATTGCCGATTGCGGTCGAGCAACAATTTACCGGGGCTATCGGCGTCAGCGGTGTACGGTCTTATCAGGATGCGCAAATTGCGCAAGCCGGAATCGATGCATGGCTATCTGGCGGTTGA
- a CDS encoding DUF2165 domain-containing protein: MVTRLSKLVMVLAFALYASLVAYGNLTDYNSNFTLVSHVLTMDTTFPGNQALWRAIHSPQIHHAIYGVIIGTEIAVAALCWLGGLRLYQNIKDPASFNRAKSFAILGLTLGFLLWFTGFMTMGGEWFLMWQSETANAQQAAFRLVMIIAATLIYLVQIDEERHS, translated from the coding sequence ATGGTTACGAGATTATCAAAACTTGTCATGGTCTTGGCTTTTGCGTTGTACGCTTCGCTTGTCGCTTACGGTAATCTCACCGATTACAACTCCAACTTCACCCTGGTAAGCCATGTGCTGACGATGGACACCACGTTTCCCGGTAATCAAGCGTTATGGCGCGCCATTCATTCCCCGCAGATTCACCATGCGATTTACGGCGTCATCATCGGTACCGAAATTGCCGTCGCCGCATTGTGCTGGCTTGGCGGCCTTCGCTTATACCAAAACATCAAAGATCCCGCATCCTTCAACCGCGCCAAAAGCTTCGCAATCCTCGGATTGACATTGGGTTTCTTACTATGGTTTACCGGATTCATGACGATGGGCGGAGAATGGTTTCTGATGTGGCAATCCGAAACCGCCAATGCACAGCAAGCCGCATTCCGTTTGGTGATGATCATTGCCGCGACGCTCATCTATTTGGTTCAAATAGACGAGGAAAGACATAGTTAA
- a CDS encoding Tim44 domain-containing protein, whose product MKKTLTFLTLAFLSFGLLAFDAEAKRMGGGKNVGTQRQSVNQQQATPNTPSSAAAPAAAAASGGSKWGGALAGLAAGGLLAALFMGGAFENVNMMDFVVLALLIGVVFFIIRMLRKPRSEERSSSMQYSGMNTGTQDRFNTPPFTPAAETAAGETATAHRQPAIPADFQVEPFIRHAKASFIRLQAAHDRGDTNEIRDYTTPEMLAEISQQIQERGDAQQKSEVMFIDAHLLEVETANDMAIASVRFTGQLRELPNGEPEAFDEIWHVQKDLKNPDATWLLAGIQQVS is encoded by the coding sequence ATGAAGAAAACACTCACCTTTCTGACTTTGGCCTTTCTCAGTTTTGGATTGCTCGCCTTTGATGCAGAAGCAAAACGCATGGGTGGCGGCAAAAATGTAGGTACGCAACGCCAATCGGTCAACCAGCAGCAGGCAACACCGAATACACCATCCTCCGCAGCGGCGCCGGCAGCAGCGGCTGCGTCGGGCGGCAGCAAGTGGGGCGGTGCGCTGGCGGGCCTCGCGGCTGGCGGTTTGCTGGCTGCGCTCTTCATGGGTGGCGCATTTGAAAACGTCAACATGATGGATTTTGTGGTTCTGGCGCTGCTGATTGGCGTGGTTTTCTTTATCATCCGCATGCTGCGCAAGCCCAGAAGCGAGGAACGGTCATCTTCGATGCAATACTCGGGCATGAACACCGGCACGCAAGACCGCTTTAATACGCCACCCTTTACTCCAGCGGCGGAAACGGCTGCCGGTGAAACCGCAACAGCGCATCGTCAACCGGCCATTCCGGCGGATTTTCAAGTAGAGCCATTTATCCGCCATGCGAAAGCTTCGTTTATCCGCCTGCAGGCTGCGCATGACCGTGGCGACACCAATGAAATCCGTGACTATACAACCCCGGAAATGCTGGCGGAAATCAGTCAGCAAATTCAGGAAAGAGGCGATGCGCAGCAGAAATCCGAAGTCATGTTCATCGACGCCCATTTACTGGAAGTCGAAACTGCCAATGACATGGCCATCGCCAGCGTACGCTTCACCGGCCAGCTGCGTGAATTACCGAATGGCGAACCGGAAGCTTTTGATGAAATCTGGCATGTGCAGAAAGATCTGAAAAATCCTGACGCCACTTGGCTATTGGCTGGAATTCAACAAGTTTCGTAA
- a CDS encoding DUF3293 domain-containing protein — translation MQCFHTQRINRAEIPPVIAQHLIASYRDANYQINTSPESFTLRIDQYSEPLARFLAASKLRCAAIVSAYNPRSRLSSEEDNSAAHAALRNLLRQHPHTVIEGLHTDPAGTWPAEKSFFIAGMDLDAAKLVGQQFNQNAVVWIDHDAIPRLILLR, via the coding sequence ATGCAGTGTTTCCATACCCAGCGGATAAATCGCGCTGAAATTCCACCAGTGATCGCTCAGCATCTCATCGCAAGCTATCGCGACGCAAATTATCAGATTAATACCAGCCCTGAATCGTTCACTTTGCGAATTGATCAATACTCGGAACCGCTTGCACGATTTCTCGCCGCCTCCAAGCTACGCTGCGCGGCCATCGTCAGCGCGTATAATCCCCGCAGCCGCTTATCCAGCGAAGAAGATAATTCGGCCGCGCACGCAGCGCTCAGGAATCTGCTGCGACAACATCCTCACACAGTGATCGAAGGCTTGCATACCGATCCGGCAGGCACATGGCCGGCGGAAAAAAGTTTTTTTATCGCCGGAATGGATCTTGATGCCGCAAAACTGGTAGGGCAGCAATTCAACCAAAATGCTGTGGTGTGGATTGATCATGATGCCATTCCGCGTCTGATCCTGCTCCGCTGA
- a CDS encoding cytochrome c — protein MIKLFSLLVASLILVIIALGSGAYNMAATEKHWGITEKIIEWVRESSVEARAKDLQVPQLDNAEMLLKGAEHYHAMCTACHLAPGMSPTELSAGLYPQAPVFYQREAINDQAEKQHLAKKYFWVIKNGLKMTAMPAWGLSHDDHSIWATTAFVLKMRKMTQEEYENLIHSAEDQEHHHDHNGHSH, from the coding sequence ATGATAAAGCTCTTCAGTTTGTTGGTGGCATCCCTAATCCTGGTCATAATCGCGCTCGGATCCGGCGCTTACAATATGGCGGCCACAGAAAAGCATTGGGGTATCACGGAAAAGATCATCGAATGGGTGCGCGAAAGCTCCGTCGAAGCGCGCGCCAAGGATCTACAAGTACCGCAACTGGACAATGCGGAGATGCTTCTGAAAGGTGCCGAGCACTATCACGCAATGTGCACAGCGTGTCACCTTGCTCCCGGCATGAGTCCGACCGAACTCTCGGCTGGTTTGTATCCGCAAGCACCGGTGTTTTATCAACGCGAAGCGATTAACGATCAAGCAGAAAAACAGCATCTCGCCAAGAAATACTTCTGGGTGATAAAAAACGGTTTAAAAATGACGGCAATGCCCGCCTGGGGTCTTAGCCATGATGATCATTCCATCTGGGCGACGACCGCATTTGTCCTCAAAATGCGGAAGATGACACAGGAAGAATACGAAAACCTTATCCATTCGGCCGAGGATCAAGAGCACCATCATGACCATAACGGTCACTCACACTGA
- the cysB gene encoding HTH-type transcriptional regulator CysB, whose product MKLQQLRYLCETANQDMNLSRAAKNLHTSQPAISKQIQLLEEELGVDIFLRNGKRIVKITPPGQLIIQTAVRMLRDADNLKKIAQEFTNEAGGTLTIATTHTQARYALPSVIKRFTARYPKVRLILRQGNPTQIATLVTSGEADIGIATEALEQYPELVMLPCYQWNRCIIVPPKHPLLKLKKLTLEAINQYPIITYDFSFTGRTKINKAFASRGLEPNVVLTAIDSDVIKTYVELGLGVGILANMAFDAKRDKNLRSIDASHLFEPSTTRIGISRNSYIRGYIFDFIEMFAPHLDHASIQAKLESSKKGLAEDEN is encoded by the coding sequence ATGAAACTCCAGCAACTCCGCTATTTGTGCGAAACCGCCAATCAGGATATGAATCTATCCAGGGCGGCCAAGAATCTGCATACCTCTCAGCCTGCCATCAGCAAGCAAATTCAGTTGCTCGAAGAAGAACTCGGCGTTGATATCTTTCTGCGCAATGGCAAACGGATTGTAAAAATAACACCGCCCGGCCAATTGATCATACAAACCGCCGTCAGGATGCTGCGCGATGCCGACAATCTCAAAAAAATCGCCCAGGAATTCACCAATGAAGCCGGCGGCACGCTCACGATTGCGACGACACACACGCAAGCACGCTATGCTTTACCGTCCGTGATCAAACGCTTTACCGCGCGCTACCCGAAAGTCAGGCTCATTTTGCGGCAAGGCAATCCGACACAGATTGCGACTCTGGTTACTTCGGGCGAGGCGGATATAGGCATCGCCACCGAAGCGCTTGAACAATACCCGGAGCTGGTCATGCTGCCCTGCTATCAATGGAACCGGTGCATCATCGTACCGCCCAAGCACCCGTTGTTGAAATTAAAAAAACTCACATTGGAAGCGATTAACCAATACCCCATCATCACTTATGATTTTTCTTTCACTGGCCGCACGAAAATCAACAAGGCATTTGCAAGCCGCGGGCTGGAACCCAACGTGGTACTGACGGCGATCGACTCCGATGTGATCAAAACTTACGTGGAGCTGGGGCTGGGTGTTGGCATATTGGCCAACATGGCTTTTGATGCCAAGCGCGACAAGAATCTCAGATCCATCGATGCCAGCCATCTATTCGAACCCAGCACAACACGCATCGGTATCAGCCGCAACAGCTATATACGCGGTTATATTTTCGATTTCATCGAGATGTTCGCGCCGCATCTTGACCATGCCAGCATCCAAGCCAAACTGGAAAGCAGCAAAAAAGGCCTTGCGGAAGACGAAAATTGA